The sequence ATCCGGAACATTATCTACACCTGGCACGGTAAACATTACGGCACTTTGTGGTGGGATGTTCCAGGGTGGGTCAAAGCGGTGTTCCTGTGCATACGTTGTAATCATGGTAATAAAGCTCATTAAGATGGTTATAGATACTTTTTTCATTTTTTTTATTTTTTTGAAATAAGCTGAGGTACAACTATTAGGCTGTTGTTGCGTCGCACACTTGTACAGTTGTAGTGCTATTCGGCAGTATAAAACATGTATCATGGTTTTATTACACTCCAGCCTTCTGCCTGCCTGATGATGAGTTCACCATTACCGCTGGGCACAATGGCAATAAAGTTGTACAATTGGTCACGGTTTATTTTTCTTTCTTTTAGTGTATTGTTGCATTGAGATACGATTACTCCTTTTTCTATCAATGCTTTCAGGTCTTCTTCATATTTGCTGCCTTTCATGTAAGCATCCGTGCCACCGCCAAATGCAATTAGCTCAATTTCTATTTTACCTGCCAGCCGTGGGTCGGTTAGTGCATTATTAATATTACGGATGGCCTTCTCAATAATCTTAGGGTCATTTACATCTAACTGGTAAATGGCATGATACATTTTTTTTGTGGTGGTTGCTCCGGTAAATGCAGCATTTCTTTCTAATGCTTTGCTGGTTGTTTGTGCTGTTATTGCTGTTGTGAGCAGTACAAGGCTTAGTGCCAAAATTGATAATTGTTTCATACGTTTATATTTATTGTTTAAAAAAGTTTAATAGTAGTACAGCAGTTGAACTGATTGCGACGCAACGATGCTAAACCTAAGCTATCGCCGCTGGTAACTAAACTATTTTTTTGTTTTTTGTGCATCGCTTATTGGTTTAAAAGGGCCATACTTGTGTTGATGCTCACTGAAACTGTCTATATAGGGGCCAAAAGGAAAATCAATAGGCTTTTTAACAATATTTTTCCAGTCTGCACTTTGGTCTTTATGTGGCCGTGGCTGACTGTTTACAAATGCGGCTACGTCCCAGGCTTCTTCATCAGTTAGTTTTGGATTGTGGTATTCTGTACCGAATGGCATGTTGTTTTTTACAAATCCGGCAAAACTACTGAGGCGGTACAAGCCTGCACCATCGTTGTAACTATGTTTACCCCAAAGTGGCGGATAGCTATAGCCTGTTCCATCCATGTTCAGTTGCCCTTCGCCATTGGCACCATGGCAGCTCTGGCAGTTGGCTGTATATACCTGTAAACCTTTAGCAGGGTCGGCGGCTCTGTCAAGATATTTTAGTTTCATCAGACTGGTGCCACCTCTGGCAACACCTTTTGGCACATCATCACCTAACCATTTCATGTAAGCATATATGGCCTGCATTTCTTTAGTTGTGCTGTCCATTTTCTTTCCGTTGAGGCTTCGTTCAAAACAATCGTTAACCCGGTCGTAAATACTTTGCATACCATTATTTCTTGCCCTAAACTGCGGATAGGTTGCATACACTTTACCAAAATTATTTCCGAAAGGAATGGTGCCCCCATCTAAGTGACAATTCTGGCAGTTCATACCATTGGTAATTTGAGCAACGATCCCTTTAGTACCCAAATAATAAGAAGTGTTGGATATAAGTTCGTGACCATACCAAATTAACTTACCATTATCTGTCCAAACAGGAATTTGATATTTATTCCATCCTCTCCATACGGTATCCACCGGTTCAGAAGCGATATAAGCTGCAAAGGCTTTGTCTGCCTCTTTTCTTTTTTGATAGCCTGAAATACTTTCATTCGCTACAACAATAGCAATGATAATAAACAGCATTATGGGAAACCAATGTACTTTCATAACAATAATTTTAAACGGCTTCAACAGGGATGTTCAGGTCAGTAGCAAAATTGCAAATGGCCGCCGTTTTCATATGTTTTATCCAATGCTGCCATGCATAGCGGATAAAGCAGAAATGCGTTAAGGCTGTTACAAACAAATAGAACATTACCGGTGCAGCATAAATGAGCAGGTTGTGGTTTATTGCGAGCAGGGGCCAGGGAATAAAGATGGTGATGAACCCTCTTATCATACTTTCCTGGAAGCCTACATTTAAAACGATGTCTCTTTTAATCCATGCTTTTTTATTTAGTATCGCATTGGCAGTA is a genomic window of Sediminibacterium sp. TEGAF015 containing:
- a CDS encoding c-type cytochrome, which encodes MKVHWFPIMLFIIIAIVVANESISGYQKRKEADKAFAAYIASEPVDTVWRGWNKYQIPVWTDNGKLIWYGHELISNTSYYLGTKGIVAQITNGMNCQNCHLDGGTIPFGNNFGKVYATYPQFRARNNGMQSIYDRVNDCFERSLNGKKMDSTTKEMQAIYAYMKWLGDDVPKGVARGGTSLMKLKYLDRAADPAKGLQVYTANCQSCHGANGEGQLNMDGTGYSYPPLWGKHSYNDGAGLYRLSSFAGFVKNNMPFGTEYHNPKLTDEEAWDVAAFVNSQPRPHKDQSADWKNIVKKPIDFPFGPYIDSFSEHQHKYGPFKPISDAQKTKK
- a CDS encoding DsrE family protein, yielding MKQLSILALSLVLLTTAITAQTTSKALERNAAFTGATTTKKMYHAIYQLDVNDPKIIEKAIRNINNALTDPRLAGKIEIELIAFGGGTDAYMKGSKYEEDLKALIEKGVIVSQCNNTLKERKINRDQLYNFIAIVPSGNGELIIRQAEGWSVIKP